A region of Rhodanobacteraceae bacterium DNA encodes the following proteins:
- a CDS encoding Protein-export protein SecB (maintains pre-export unfolded state) — protein MAEVTPAPSNGQTAPQMQMALQKIYARDVSFEVPNAPKVFQEEGQPQVQLNLSHKASPIEGDNYEVVLTLTVTCTLNERTAYLAEVHQAGVFSFVGFDQQNLAVVLATYCPNVLFPYARQVISDLVLNGGFPPLLLQPINFDALYAEQQRQQQGQIGTGDAKPALNA, from the coding sequence ATGGCAGAAGTGACCCCGGCCCCGAGCAACGGCCAAACCGCACCCCAGATGCAGATGGCGCTGCAGAAAATCTACGCGCGCGACGTCTCGTTCGAGGTTCCGAATGCACCGAAGGTGTTCCAGGAGGAAGGCCAGCCGCAGGTCCAGCTGAACCTCAGCCACAAGGCCAGCCCGATCGAAGGCGACAACTATGAAGTGGTGCTGACGCTCACCGTCACCTGCACCCTGAACGAGCGCACCGCGTACCTGGCCGAAGTGCACCAGGCCGGCGTGTTCTCGTTCGTCGGGTTCGACCAGCAGAATCTTGCGGTGGTGCTGGCCACGTATTGCCCGAACGTGCTGTTCCCGTACGCTCGCCAGGTCATCTCCGACCTGGTGCTGAACGGCGGCTTCCCGCCGCTGCTGCTGCAGCCGATCAACTTCGACGCCCTGTACGCCGAACAACAGCGCCAGCAGCAGGGGCAGATCGGCACGGGCGACGCCAAGCCGGCATTGAACGCCTGA
- a CDS encoding Gliding motility-associated ABC transporter substrate-binding protein GldG produces MQRAWQSWLFALLAVVIAVCAAALSTRFSYTTDWSAGARATITPESRTLLAQLQGPLEAVSYARPGELRAKTGLLVGRYQRFKPDLTLRFVDPDLDPVATQDAGVTADGEIALQWHGRMQLVTQLDEQTFSDALVRLARGKTQLVAFVSGDGERDPAGKNAADLGDFVAQLSARGVRALPLNLAEAAEVPRNAQLVVLASPQAALPPASVQKLEDYVANGGNLLWLSEPGADDLGLAPLAQALGIKRLPGMLLDGTGAANGVRDPRMIVVTRYPAQAITEGFAVNTLFPRAAALAALNGAPWNVQPILQTGVQSWNRAAPFDPAHVAFDANTGDLKGPLAFGYALSRLSPSPDKNQQRAVVIGDGDFLSNAYLADGGNLALGERIFDWLLGDDALTSVPRGAPDTMLKPTRADLAILTFGYLIMLPIVLILIGLAITWRRRRR; encoded by the coding sequence ATGCAGCGCGCCTGGCAATCGTGGCTGTTCGCGCTGCTCGCCGTGGTGATCGCGGTGTGCGCGGCGGCATTGTCGACGCGATTTTCCTACACCACCGACTGGAGCGCCGGCGCGCGCGCCACGATCACGCCGGAAAGCCGGACGCTGCTCGCGCAACTGCAAGGCCCGCTCGAAGCCGTCAGCTACGCCCGGCCGGGCGAACTGCGCGCGAAAACCGGCCTGCTGGTCGGTCGCTACCAGCGTTTCAAGCCCGATCTTACGTTGCGCTTCGTCGATCCCGATCTCGATCCTGTCGCGACGCAGGACGCCGGCGTCACCGCCGACGGCGAAATCGCACTGCAGTGGCACGGCCGCATGCAACTGGTCACGCAGCTCGACGAGCAGACATTTTCCGACGCGCTGGTGCGGCTCGCGCGCGGCAAGACGCAGTTGGTCGCCTTCGTGAGCGGTGACGGCGAACGCGATCCCGCAGGCAAGAACGCGGCCGATCTCGGCGACTTCGTCGCGCAGCTCTCTGCACGCGGCGTGCGTGCGTTGCCGCTGAACCTCGCCGAGGCCGCGGAAGTGCCGCGCAACGCCCAATTGGTGGTGCTGGCAAGTCCACAGGCGGCGTTGCCGCCGGCGTCGGTGCAGAAACTCGAAGACTATGTCGCCAACGGCGGCAACCTGTTGTGGCTGAGCGAGCCCGGCGCGGACGATCTCGGGCTTGCGCCGCTGGCACAGGCGCTGGGCATCAAGCGCCTGCCGGGGATGCTGTTGGACGGCACGGGCGCGGCGAACGGCGTGCGCGATCCGCGCATGATCGTTGTGACGCGTTATCCCGCGCAGGCGATCACCGAGGGTTTCGCCGTCAACACGCTGTTTCCGCGCGCCGCCGCGCTGGCGGCGTTGAACGGCGCGCCGTGGAACGTGCAACCCATCCTGCAAACCGGCGTGCAAAGCTGGAACCGGGCCGCGCCGTTCGACCCCGCGCACGTCGCCTTCGACGCCAATACCGGCGACCTGAAGGGCCCGCTCGCGTTCGGCTACGCGTTGAGCCGGCTGTCGCCGAGTCCGGACAAGAACCAACAGCGCGCGGTGGTGATCGGCGACGGCGATTTTCTTTCGAACGCGTATCTCGCCGACGGCGGCAACCTCGCGCTCGGCGAACGTATCTTCGACTGGCTGCTGGGCGACGATGCGCTGACGAGCGTGCCGCGCGGCGCACCGGACACCATGCTGAAGCCGACGCGCGCCGATCTCGCGATCCTCACCTTCGGCTACCTGATCATGTTGCCGATCGTGTTGATCCTGATCGGCCTCGCGATCACCTGGCGCCGTCGCCGGCGGTGA
- a CDS encoding Formamidopyrimidine-DNA glycosylase gives MPELPEVETTRRGIAPFVTNRVVERVVLRRKDLRWPIPRALTAKLPGQRIHAVERRAKYLLLHTEAGSALLHLGMSGSLRITDPSVPPRAHDHYDLIFDSGQALRFNDPRRFGCLLWQKPGEVHPLLQNLGPEPLGDAFDGDWLWNASRGRSAAVKSFLMDQSIVVGVGNIYASEALFAACAHPKRAAGMVSRTRYARIASEIRRVLNFAITRGGTSIRDFIAPDGIPGYFEQELMVYGRAGEPCKVCGTPIRAAVIGQRMTYWCPHCQR, from the coding sequence ATGCCCGAACTCCCCGAAGTCGAAACCACCCGCCGCGGCATCGCGCCCTTCGTGACGAACCGCGTGGTGGAGCGCGTGGTGTTGCGCAGGAAAGATCTGCGTTGGCCGATCCCGCGCGCACTTACTGCGAAATTGCCGGGCCAGCGCATCCACGCGGTCGAGCGCCGTGCGAAATACCTGTTGCTGCACACCGAAGCCGGCAGCGCCTTGCTGCACCTCGGCATGTCGGGTTCGCTGCGCATCACCGATCCTTCCGTGCCGCCGCGCGCGCACGATCACTACGATTTGATCTTCGACTCGGGACAGGCGCTGCGCTTCAACGATCCGCGCCGCTTCGGGTGCCTGTTGTGGCAGAAGCCGGGCGAAGTGCACCCGCTGCTGCAGAACCTCGGTCCCGAACCGCTGGGCGATGCGTTCGACGGCGACTGGCTGTGGAATGCATCGCGCGGCCGCAGCGCGGCGGTGAAATCCTTCCTGATGGACCAGTCCATCGTGGTCGGCGTCGGCAACATCTACGCCAGCGAAGCGCTGTTCGCGGCGTGCGCGCATCCCAAACGCGCAGCGGGCATGGTGTCGCGCACGCGTTACGCGCGCATCGCCAGCGAAATCCGCCGCGTCCTGAATTTCGCAATCACACGCGGCGGCACCTCGATACGGGATTTCATCGCGCCAGATGGCATACCCGGCTACTTTGAGCAGGAACTCATGGTGTACGGTCGCGCCGGTGAACCGTGCAAGGTGTGCGGCACGCCGATCCGTGCCGCGGTGATCGGGCAGCGGATGACGTACTGGTGTCCCCACTGCCAGCGCTGA
- a CDS encoding fatty acid desaturase, producing the protein MPYTRWHGFALARLSPDVTVMLDNLLDFAAHGLANAGWLAILLYVLVTTQLTIFAVTLYLHRSQAHRGVDFHPVVSHVLRFWNWLATGMVTKEWVAVHRKHHAHCETEQDPHSPQVAGIRKVFFEGAELYRVAAANEDDLQKYGRGTPDDWIERHLYTPHPILGVALLAVIDLALFGVLGGAIWALQMVWIPFWAAGVVNGLGHWWGYRNFETADMATNLTPWGVWIGGEELHNNHHAFPSSAKFALRKFEVDIGWVVIRGLEKVGLAKVLRVAPSLDERPNVSLPDAETLKALLTHRFEAMTEYYKMVIKPTVRELSVAEGTRRFGAMPRRRLRRALANGGRWLDKNGKARLAAAIENRPRLQQISEYRARLAALMEQRRPESALAALQQWCREAEASGNRKLAEFAARLKRYAVARA; encoded by the coding sequence ATGCCCTACACTCGTTGGCACGGGTTTGCCTTGGCCCGCCTTTCCCCCGACGTGACAGTGATGCTCGATAACCTGCTCGATTTTGCCGCGCACGGCCTGGCGAACGCCGGCTGGCTCGCGATCCTTTTGTACGTGCTGGTGACGACCCAGCTCACCATTTTCGCGGTGACGTTGTACCTGCACCGCAGCCAGGCGCACCGCGGCGTGGATTTCCATCCCGTCGTTTCGCATGTTCTGCGCTTCTGGAACTGGCTAGCCACAGGCATGGTCACCAAGGAATGGGTCGCGGTGCACCGCAAGCATCACGCCCATTGCGAGACCGAACAGGATCCGCACAGCCCGCAGGTGGCCGGCATCCGCAAGGTATTTTTCGAAGGCGCCGAACTCTATCGCGTGGCCGCCGCCAACGAAGACGACCTGCAGAAATACGGCCGCGGCACGCCCGACGACTGGATCGAGCGGCACCTCTACACGCCGCATCCGATCCTCGGCGTTGCGCTGCTGGCGGTGATCGACCTCGCGCTGTTCGGCGTGCTTGGCGGCGCGATCTGGGCGCTGCAGATGGTGTGGATTCCGTTCTGGGCCGCGGGCGTCGTCAACGGGCTCGGCCACTGGTGGGGCTATCGCAATTTCGAAACGGCCGACATGGCCACCAACCTCACCCCGTGGGGCGTGTGGATCGGCGGTGAAGAACTGCACAACAACCACCATGCGTTCCCGAGTTCGGCCAAGTTCGCGCTGCGCAAGTTCGAAGTGGACATCGGCTGGGTCGTGATCCGTGGGCTGGAAAAGGTCGGGCTGGCGAAGGTGCTGCGCGTGGCCCCGTCGCTGGACGAGCGCCCGAACGTGTCGCTGCCCGACGCCGAAACCCTGAAGGCGCTGCTGACGCACCGTTTCGAAGCGATGACCGAGTACTACAAGATGGTCATCAAGCCCACCGTGCGCGAGTTGTCGGTCGCGGAAGGCACGCGTCGCTTCGGCGCGATGCCGCGCCGCCGCCTGCGCCGCGCGCTCGCCAACGGCGGCCGCTGGCTGGACAAGAACGGCAAGGCGCGCCTCGCCGCCGCCATCGAAAACCGTCCGCGCCTGCAGCAGATCAGCGAATACCGCGCGCGCCTCGCCGCGCTGATGGAACAGCGCCGGCCCGAATCCGCGCTGGCCGCGTTGCAGCAGTGGTGCCGCGAAGCCGAAGCCAGCGGCAACCGCAAGCTGGCCGAATTCGCCGCGCGCCTGAAGCGGTATGCGGTGGCAAGAGCATAG
- a CDS encoding LSU ribosomal protein L28p, whose product MARVCQVTGKGVSTGNNVSHANNKTRRRWLPNLHERRFWVASENRWVKLRVSGKALRTIDKNGIDAVLADLRKNGQKV is encoded by the coding sequence ATGGCACGCGTATGCCAGGTCACCGGTAAAGGTGTGAGCACCGGCAACAACGTCTCGCACGCCAACAACAAGACCCGCCGCCGCTGGCTGCCCAACCTGCACGAACGCCGGTTCTGGGTCGCGAGCGAAAACCGCTGGGTGAAACTGCGCGTGTCCGGCAAGGCCCTGCGCACCATCGACAAGAACGGCATCGACGCCGTGCTCGCCGACCTGCGCAAGAACGGGCAAAAGGTGTAA
- a CDS encoding Glycerol-3-phosphate dehydrogenase [NAD(P)+] gives MTRATVAVLGAGSWGTALAALLCGNGIATRLWGRDPGALARIAADRRNQRYLPDVELPAELVCVPDLGEALRDVDVALVAVPSHAFHAMLEEAAPRLPKRAGYAWATKGFEPGTGRFLHELVAERLPATPAAVVTGPSFAREVAAGMPTAVTVHSADDAFAHRVAELLHSHTFRAYTGNDMLGAELGGAMKNVLAVATGVADGMQLGLNARAGLITRGMNEMLRLGAALGAQPQTLMGLAGLGDLVLTCTGQLSRNYRFGFALGQGVPLQQALADIGQVVEGAVTADEVMRLAARHGLDLPISQHVQAVLRGDMTPTDALHSLLARERKPEYPENLFA, from the coding sequence ATGACTCGCGCGACGGTCGCCGTCCTCGGCGCCGGCTCGTGGGGCACCGCGCTGGCCGCACTGCTGTGCGGCAACGGCATCGCGACCCGATTGTGGGGCCGCGATCCCGGCGCGCTGGCGCGGATCGCGGCGGATCGCCGGAACCAGCGTTACCTGCCGGACGTCGAGCTGCCGGCGGAGTTGGTTTGCGTGCCGGATCTGGGCGAAGCACTGCGCGACGTCGACGTGGCGCTGGTGGCGGTGCCCAGCCACGCCTTCCACGCAATGCTGGAGGAAGCCGCGCCGCGGTTGCCGAAGCGGGCAGGCTACGCATGGGCCACCAAGGGCTTCGAACCCGGCACCGGCCGCTTCCTGCATGAACTGGTGGCCGAACGCCTGCCGGCGACGCCCGCCGCGGTGGTGACAGGGCCGTCGTTCGCGCGCGAAGTCGCGGCCGGCATGCCCACCGCGGTCACCGTGCATTCCGCGGACGACGCGTTCGCCCATCGCGTGGCGGAACTTCTGCACAGTCACACCTTCCGCGCCTACACCGGCAACGACATGCTGGGCGCCGAGCTCGGCGGCGCGATGAAGAACGTGTTGGCGGTCGCGACCGGCGTCGCCGACGGCATGCAACTCGGCTTGAACGCGCGCGCCGGGTTGATCACGCGCGGCATGAACGAAATGCTGCGCCTCGGCGCTGCGCTGGGTGCGCAGCCACAGACCCTGATGGGCCTCGCCGGCCTCGGCGACCTGGTGCTCACCTGCACCGGCCAGTTGTCGCGCAACTACCGCTTCGGTTTTGCGCTGGGGCAGGGCGTGCCGTTGCAGCAGGCACTGGCCGACATCGGGCAGGTGGTGGAAGGCGCGGTGACCGCCGACGAGGTGATGCGGCTCGCCGCGCGGCATGGACTCGACTTGCCGATCTCGCAGCACGTGCAAGCGGTGCTGCGCGGCGACATGACCCCGACCGATGCGCTGCACTCGCTGCTGGCGCGCGAGCGCAAGCCGGAGTATCCGGAAAACCTGTTCGCCTGA
- a CDS encoding DEAD/DEAH box helicase: MQHRSSQDETPVARTPAKTATAPLPAEWTRLLAAAGDDANPVHAATLGFLLELVQDELPLARIEVAPVLLETVAEGRLGRALPLDSKQLPHAALPEAETRLAASVLGLPQTPRKGRSYAHLAGTFGDALLRDVLEHAPALLGGVAGLRLGLGKPRPLEWDWQLERDGRQRLLPKLPAHQRLLRVGGLWYLDPERAELGPLDGAAAEVALLDAPPLAPEHAVALAERVAASPWAARIPVPQTFAPVQRSDLAPKPMMVFQALTRHARIGAGTPPLAYARLAFDYGGERLPGRGGEAIVRRVRNGKLVEIVRKRAEELATMERLESFGLAPAVDCEGLPWDMADALPEDAWVFPGKGYAGALEVNTPARWLGLREKLEHEGFLVEYASTFPFEVLEGPPRWYGVAHADDGGEAFEFEMGIEVEGRRVNLLPTVARALSEHTLSLTAPENETKDAVWYAPVDDRRRVAVPLATLRKLLAPLAEYLAHPREKLRLPRVQAGRLEEFSDALPKNGKLDAPKDLTGFTTRLREAAEHASDAVPDALVGELRPYQREGLRWLNALAEAGLGGVLADDMGLGKTVQLLAHVLALKQNSALTQPALIVAPTSLIPNWQAETTRFAPSLKVLTLHGPERVKSFDRLAGHDIILTSYALLPRDLAVLREQPFALVVLDEAQQVKNPRTQARRALLSISSKRRVCMTGTPLENHLGELWSQVDLAVPGLLGDEGSFRRHYRIPIERQADADCQARLNHRIAPFILRRTKTQVVKELPAKTEIARRVVLSGKQRELYDTLRISLGEEVREVVRQRGIEHSGIIVLDALLKLRQTCCDPRLVKLESARGVRESAKLELLMDMLPDLLSEGRRVLLFSQFTEMLALISRELNRRHLKYVTLTGDTRDRAEPVRKFQDGEVPLFLLSLKAGGVGLNLTAADTVIHYDPWWNPAAETQAADRAHRIGQDKPVFVYRLICADTVEERIEDLKARKAELAQAVLEGGGTRDKLAFDEDDLNALFATD, from the coding sequence ATGCAGCATCGCAGCAGCCAGGACGAAACGCCGGTCGCACGCACCCCCGCGAAAACGGCCACCGCGCCGCTGCCGGCCGAGTGGACGCGCCTGCTCGCCGCGGCGGGCGACGATGCAAACCCCGTGCATGCCGCGACGCTCGGCTTCCTGCTGGAGCTGGTGCAGGACGAATTGCCGCTGGCGCGCATCGAAGTCGCGCCCGTGTTGCTGGAAACCGTCGCCGAAGGCCGGCTTGGGCGGGCGCTGCCGCTGGACTCGAAACAGTTGCCGCATGCGGCGCTGCCCGAAGCGGAGACGCGGCTCGCGGCCAGCGTGCTCGGCTTGCCCCAGACCCCGCGCAAGGGCCGCAGCTACGCGCATCTGGCGGGAACATTCGGCGATGCCTTGCTGCGCGATGTGCTCGAGCATGCCCCCGCGTTGCTGGGCGGCGTGGCGGGGCTGCGGCTGGGCCTCGGCAAGCCGCGTCCGCTGGAATGGGACTGGCAGCTCGAACGCGACGGCCGCCAGCGCCTGTTGCCGAAGTTGCCCGCGCACCAGCGCTTGCTAAGGGTCGGAGGGCTCTGGTACCTCGATCCGGAACGTGCGGAGCTCGGGCCGTTGGACGGCGCAGCCGCCGAGGTCGCGCTGCTCGATGCACCGCCGCTCGCGCCCGAGCACGCGGTGGCGCTGGCGGAGCGGGTGGCCGCATCGCCGTGGGCCGCGCGCATTCCCGTGCCGCAGACGTTCGCGCCGGTGCAGCGTTCGGACCTCGCGCCCAAGCCCATGATGGTTTTCCAGGCGCTGACCCGGCACGCCCGGATCGGCGCCGGCACGCCGCCGCTCGCGTATGCACGGCTCGCGTTCGATTACGGCGGCGAGCGCCTGCCGGGCCGCGGCGGCGAGGCCATCGTGCGGCGCGTGCGCAACGGCAAGCTGGTGGAGATCGTGCGCAAGCGCGCCGAGGAGCTGGCGACGATGGAGCGCCTGGAATCCTTCGGGCTCGCGCCCGCGGTCGATTGCGAAGGATTGCCATGGGACATGGCCGACGCGCTGCCGGAAGACGCCTGGGTGTTTCCCGGCAAGGGTTACGCGGGCGCGCTGGAAGTGAACACGCCGGCGCGCTGGCTGGGCCTGCGCGAGAAACTCGAACACGAAGGTTTCCTCGTCGAATACGCATCGACGTTTCCGTTCGAAGTGCTGGAAGGCCCGCCGCGCTGGTACGGCGTCGCGCATGCCGACGACGGCGGCGAAGCGTTCGAGTTCGAGATGGGCATCGAGGTCGAAGGCAGGCGCGTCAATTTGCTGCCGACCGTCGCGCGCGCGTTGTCCGAACACACGCTGTCGCTGACCGCGCCGGAAAACGAAACGAAAGACGCGGTGTGGTACGCGCCGGTGGACGACCGCCGCCGCGTCGCGGTGCCGCTGGCGACATTGCGCAAACTGCTGGCGCCGCTGGCCGAATACCTCGCGCATCCGCGCGAGAAATTGCGCTTGCCGCGGGTGCAGGCGGGCAGGCTGGAGGAATTCTCCGACGCGCTGCCGAAGAACGGCAAGCTGGACGCGCCGAAGGATTTGACCGGCTTCACCACACGCCTGCGCGAAGCCGCCGAGCATGCCTCCGACGCAGTGCCCGATGCGTTGGTCGGCGAGTTGCGCCCGTACCAGCGCGAAGGCTTGCGCTGGTTGAATGCATTGGCCGAGGCCGGCCTCGGCGGCGTACTGGCGGACGACATGGGTCTCGGCAAGACCGTGCAATTGCTCGCGCACGTCCTCGCGCTCAAGCAAAATTCGGCGCTGACACAACCCGCGCTGATCGTCGCGCCCACCAGCCTGATCCCGAACTGGCAGGCCGAAACCACGCGCTTCGCGCCTTCGCTCAAGGTATTGACGTTGCACGGGCCTGAGCGCGTCAAGAGTTTTGATCGTCTTGCCGGCCACGACATCATCCTGACCAGCTACGCACTGTTGCCGCGCGACCTCGCGGTGCTGCGCGAGCAGCCGTTTGCGCTGGTGGTGCTGGACGAGGCGCAGCAGGTGAAGAACCCGCGCACGCAGGCGCGCCGCGCGCTGCTGTCGATTTCCTCGAAACGCCGCGTGTGCATGACCGGCACGCCGCTGGAAAATCATCTGGGCGAATTGTGGTCGCAGGTCGATCTGGCGGTGCCGGGCCTGCTCGGCGACGAAGGTTCGTTCCGCCGGCACTACCGCATTCCGATCGAGCGGCAGGCCGACGCCGATTGCCAGGCGCGGCTCAACCACCGGATCGCGCCGTTCATCCTGCGCCGCACCAAGACACAGGTCGTGAAGGAGTTGCCCGCGAAAACCGAGATCGCGCGCCGCGTGGTGCTCTCAGGAAAACAGCGCGAGCTGTACGACACGCTGCGGATTTCCCTCGGCGAGGAAGTGCGTGAAGTGGTGCGCCAACGCGGCATCGAGCACAGCGGCATCATCGTGCTGGATGCGTTGCTCAAACTGCGCCAGACCTGCTGCGATCCGCGACTCGTCAAGCTCGAATCCGCGCGCGGCGTGCGCGAATCGGCCAAGCTGGAACTCCTGATGGACATGCTGCCCGACCTTTTGAGCGAAGGCCGGCGCGTGCTGCTGTTCTCGCAGTTCACCGAAATGCTGGCGCTGATCTCGCGCGAACTGAATCGCCGGCACCTGAAATACGTCACGCTCACCGGCGATACCCGCGACCGCGCCGAACCCGTGCGCAAGTTCCAGGATGGCGAGGTGCCGTTGTTCTTGCTGTCATTGAAGGCCGGCGGCGTGGGGCTGAATCTCACCGCTGCCGACACCGTGATCCACTACGACCCGTGGTGGAACCCGGCCGCGGAAACCCAAGCCGCCGACCGCGCGCACCGGATCGGGCAGGACAAACCCGTATTCGTCTATCGGCTGATTTGCGCCGACACCGTCGAGGAACGCATCGAGGATTTGAAGGCGCGCAAGGCCGAACTCGCGCAGGCCGTGCTGGAAGGCGGCGGCACCCGCGACAAGCTGGCGTTCGACGAGGACGATCTGAACGCGTTGTTTGCCACGGATTAG
- a CDS encoding ABC transporter involved in cytochrome c biogenesis, ATPase component CcmA, with amino-acid sequence MTPTPALLELDRASRRLGGRAVLRELSFTLQRGEVVGLLGVNGAGKSTTLALIAGIMQPSSGEVRVEGRAAADACQRIGWVPENVPLWPELTVAEALDGCARLRGLARDARKTAIERELARLELGDIAQRLCGQLSLGQKRRVGLAQALLHEPDLLVLDEPGNGLDPVQAMQLRDTIGKLSPRRGIILSSHDLAEVEAMCGRVVILHDGRVRLDAPLENRRGQLDAQFRAIAGAPASAAA; translated from the coding sequence ATGACCCCGACGCCGGCCTTGCTGGAACTCGATCGCGCCAGTCGCCGGCTGGGCGGCCGCGCGGTCCTGCGCGAGCTGTCGTTCACGCTGCAGCGCGGTGAAGTGGTGGGCCTGCTGGGCGTGAACGGCGCCGGCAAATCGACGACGTTGGCGCTCATTGCGGGGATCATGCAGCCCTCTTCCGGCGAAGTGCGCGTCGAAGGACGCGCCGCCGCGGACGCCTGCCAGCGCATCGGCTGGGTGCCGGAAAACGTGCCGCTGTGGCCCGAGTTGACGGTGGCCGAAGCCCTGGACGGCTGCGCGCGCTTGCGCGGCCTTGCGCGCGACGCCCGCAAGACGGCGATCGAACGCGAACTCGCGCGGCTGGAACTGGGCGACATCGCGCAGCGCCTGTGCGGCCAGTTGTCGCTGGGCCAGAAACGCCGCGTCGGACTGGCGCAGGCATTGCTGCACGAACCCGACCTGCTGGTGCTCGACGAACCCGGCAACGGGCTCGATCCGGTGCAGGCCATGCAGTTGCGCGACACCATCGGCAAGCTTTCGCCGAGACGCGGCATCATCCTGTCCAGCCACGACCTTGCCGAGGTGGAAGCGATGTGCGGGCGCGTGGTGATCCTGCACGACGGCCGGGTGCGGCTCGACGCGCCGCTGGAAAACCGGCGCGGCCAACTCGATGCGCAGTTCCGCGCGATCGCGGGCGCCCCGGCGAGCGCCGCCGCATGA
- a CDS encoding Nitrogen regulatory protein P-II, giving the protein MPMKLITAIIKPFKLDDVREALSEVGVNGITVTEVKGFGRQKGHTELYRGAEYVVDFLPKVKLEIALPDNLVERAVEAISHAARTGKIGDGKIFISTLDQVIRIRTGELDADAL; this is encoded by the coding sequence ATGCCCATGAAACTGATTACCGCCATCATCAAGCCGTTCAAGCTGGACGACGTGCGCGAGGCGCTGTCGGAAGTCGGGGTCAACGGCATCACCGTGACCGAGGTCAAGGGTTTCGGCCGCCAGAAAGGCCACACCGAGCTTTACCGCGGCGCCGAGTACGTGGTCGATTTCCTGCCCAAGGTGAAACTCGAGATCGCGTTGCCCGACAACCTGGTCGAGCGCGCGGTCGAAGCCATCAGCCATGCCGCGCGTACCGGCAAGATCGGCGACGGCAAGATCTTCATCTCGACGCTGGATCAGGTGATCCGTATCCGCACGGGTGAGCTGGATGCCGACGCGCTGTGA
- a CDS encoding LSU ribosomal protein L33p yields MASKRDKIRLVSSAGTGHFYTTDKNKKNTPDKMEVKKYDPVVRKHVIYKEGKIK; encoded by the coding sequence ATGGCAAGCAAACGCGACAAGATCCGCCTGGTGTCCTCGGCCGGCACCGGACACTTCTACACCACCGACAAGAACAAGAAGAACACCCCAGACAAGATGGAGGTCAAGAAATACGACCCCGTCGTCCGCAAGCACGTGATCTACAAGGAAGGCAAGATCAAGTGA